The Solibacillus sp. FSL W7-1464 genome contains a region encoding:
- the icd gene encoding NADP-dependent isocitrate dehydrogenase, with protein sequence MTNKIVVENGKLNVPNNPVIPFIEGDGIGPDIWAAASRVIDAAVEKAYNGEKKIEWLEVLAGEKAFNKTGEWLPAETLEKINEYLIAIKGPLTTPIGGGIRSLNVALRQELDLYVCLRPVRHFDGVPSPVKRPEDVDMVIFRENTEDIYAGIEYKAGSDEQKKLLNFLQNELGVNKIRFPETSGLGIKPVSKEGTERLVRSAIEYAISHNRPSVTLVHKGNIMKFTEGGFKQWGYDVAEAEFGDKVFTWNQYDAIKAEQGEAAANEAQSKAVAEGKIIVKDSIADIFLQQILTRPNEFDVVATMNLNGDYISDALAAQVGGIGIAPGANINYLTGHAIFEATHGTAPKYAGQDKVNPSSVLLSGVLMLEHLGWQEAADLITNSVEKTISSKYVTYDFARLMDGATEVKCSEFASKLIENF encoded by the coding sequence ATGACTAACAAAATCGTAGTAGAGAATGGTAAATTAAACGTTCCAAACAATCCAGTTATTCCTTTCATCGAGGGTGACGGTATCGGTCCAGATATCTGGGCAGCAGCATCTCGCGTAATTGACGCAGCTGTAGAAAAAGCTTATAACGGTGAAAAGAAAATCGAATGGTTAGAAGTATTAGCAGGTGAAAAAGCATTCAACAAAACTGGCGAATGGTTACCAGCTGAAACTTTAGAAAAAATCAACGAATACTTAATCGCTATTAAAGGTCCTTTAACAACTCCAATCGGCGGCGGTATCCGCTCTCTAAACGTAGCATTACGTCAAGAGTTGGATTTATATGTTTGCTTACGTCCAGTACGTCACTTTGACGGTGTTCCTTCACCAGTTAAACGTCCAGAAGATGTTGACATGGTAATCTTCCGTGAAAACACAGAAGATATCTACGCTGGTATCGAGTACAAAGCTGGTTCTGACGAGCAAAAGAAATTATTAAACTTCTTACAAAACGAATTAGGCGTTAACAAAATTCGCTTCCCAGAAACTTCTGGTTTAGGGATTAAACCAGTATCTAAAGAAGGTACTGAACGTTTAGTACGCTCTGCAATCGAGTATGCTATTTCTCACAACCGTCCATCAGTAACTTTAGTACACAAAGGTAACATCATGAAATTCACTGAAGGTGGATTCAAACAATGGGGTTACGATGTAGCTGAAGCTGAATTCGGCGACAAAGTATTCACTTGGAACCAATACGATGCAATCAAAGCTGAGCAAGGCGAAGCTGCTGCTAACGAAGCACAATCTAAAGCTGTTGCAGAAGGCAAAATCATCGTAAAAGATTCTATTGCTGATATCTTCTTACAACAAATCTTAACTCGTCCTAACGAGTTTGACGTAGTAGCAACTATGAACTTAAATGGTGACTACATCTCTGACGCATTAGCTGCTCAAGTTGGTGGTATTGGTATCGCTCCAGGTGCTAACATTAACTACTTAACTGGTCACGCTATTTTCGAAGCTACTCACGGTACTGCACCTAAGTATGCTGGACAAGATAAAGTAAACCCATCTTCAGTATTATTATCAGGCGTATTAATGCTTGAGCACTTAGGATGGCAAGAAGCTGCGGACTTAATTACTAATTCAGTTGAGAAAACAATCTCTTCTAAATATGTAACTTATGACTTCGCACGTTTAATGGATGGCGCTACAGAAGTTAAATGTTCTGAATTCGCTTCAAAATTAATCGAAAACTTCTAA
- the citZ gene encoding citrate synthase: MSATKGLEGIVAAESKISSIIDDTLTYVGYGIDDLTNNATFEEVVFLLWNTRLPNAEELANLKEELAKNMEIPAAITDLFKSMPLNTVHPMAALRTAVSMLGAFDEEADVMDAEANYRKAIRLQAKIGTVVTTFARVRQGKEPVAPKPELGYAANFLYMLKGEEPAAIEIEAFDKALILHADHELNASTFTARVCVATLSDVYSGVTSAIGALKGPLHGGANEQVMKMLTEIGSIDKVESWVQNKLDNKEKIMGFGHRVYRKGDPRAPHLRVMSEKLTKLTGKPELYDMSVKIHDMIVEQKKLPANVDFFSASVYDSLGIEHDLFTPIFAVSRTSGWVAHILEQYANNRLIRPRAEYVGPDMQKYVPINER; encoded by the coding sequence ATGTCAGCAACAAAAGGTTTAGAAGGTATCGTAGCAGCAGAATCGAAAATTTCTTCAATTATCGATGATACACTTACATATGTAGGGTATGGCATCGACGACCTAACTAACAATGCGACTTTTGAAGAAGTAGTATTCTTGTTATGGAACACGCGTTTACCAAACGCTGAAGAATTAGCTAACTTAAAAGAAGAACTAGCTAAAAATATGGAAATTCCAGCGGCAATCACAGATTTATTCAAATCTATGCCTTTAAACACAGTGCACCCAATGGCAGCACTTCGTACAGCGGTATCTATGTTAGGTGCATTTGACGAAGAAGCTGATGTAATGGATGCTGAAGCAAACTACCGTAAAGCAATCCGTTTACAAGCGAAAATTGGTACAGTAGTAACTACTTTTGCACGTGTACGTCAAGGTAAAGAACCAGTTGCTCCAAAACCAGAATTAGGTTATGCAGCAAACTTCTTATATATGCTTAAAGGTGAAGAACCAGCAGCAATCGAAATTGAAGCATTCGATAAAGCATTAATTTTACATGCTGACCACGAATTAAACGCTTCTACATTTACTGCACGCGTATGTGTTGCGACATTATCAGATGTATACTCTGGCGTAACTTCTGCAATCGGCGCATTAAAAGGCCCATTACACGGTGGTGCTAACGAGCAAGTTATGAAAATGTTAACTGAAATCGGTTCAATCGATAAAGTTGAATCTTGGGTTCAAAACAAATTAGATAACAAAGAAAAAATCATGGGCTTCGGTCACCGCGTATACCGTAAAGGCGACCCACGTGCACCTCACTTACGTGTAATGTCTGAAAAGCTTACTAAATTAACAGGCAAACCAGAATTATACGATATGTCAGTGAAAATCCATGACATGATCGTTGAGCAAAAGAAATTACCTGCAAACGTAGACTTCTTCTCAGCATCAGTATATGATTCTTTAGGTATCGAGCATGACTTATTCACACCAATCTTCGCAGTATCTCGTACTTCAGGTTGGGTAGCGCACATTTTAGAGCAATATGCAAACAACCGTCTAATCCGTCCTCGTGCGGAGTATGTTGGTCCAGATATGCAAAAATACGTTCCAATTAACGAGCGCTAA
- a CDS encoding AI-2E family transporter, translated as MDYTNKTNQWLVKSRNVIVLLLYFILFYFIPPIIFGLFFAYLLFPVFLFFKQQFRLPFFLVVIILSVFLFSVVVSVIMLIIHSFITILPQLQSTLLSLDSTYMKHPLLPFIVEKLQSLIRDLLFYTINFIKNSFQSIFEFFIFIVTFYFALMESYKNRLWFFAYIPKAYRTTWARYFQKGMELIGRFIVVEMQLFTLTFILLCIGFYFLKFEAFVIKAFLIAFADCLPFLGIGIFLIPVSIYYFIVNEPIMGIAILVLYFTVQMIRQLTESMLWSHTLHLRMIHTFLISAASVLLFGFYGIILSPILLMIAIKVKQHAIFAK; from the coding sequence ATGGATTATACAAATAAAACAAACCAATGGCTAGTAAAAAGTAGGAACGTTATCGTTCTTTTACTTTATTTCATCCTTTTTTATTTCATTCCGCCTATTATTTTTGGTCTGTTTTTCGCTTACTTACTATTTCCCGTCTTCCTCTTTTTCAAGCAGCAATTTAGACTGCCTTTCTTTCTCGTAGTCATCATACTTTCCGTCTTTCTATTTTCGGTTGTCGTCTCGGTAATCATGCTCATCATTCACAGCTTTATCACCATTCTTCCTCAGCTGCAGTCAACACTCTTGTCACTGGACAGCACTTATATGAAACATCCGCTCCTTCCATTTATTGTAGAAAAACTACAAAGTTTAATAAGGGACTTGCTGTTCTATACAATCAATTTTATAAAAAATAGTTTTCAATCTATATTTGAATTTTTCATTTTCATTGTGACATTCTACTTTGCTTTGATGGAAAGCTATAAAAACCGATTATGGTTTTTCGCTTATATTCCGAAAGCTTATCGCACTACATGGGCCCGCTACTTCCAGAAAGGCATGGAGCTTATTGGCCGCTTTATCGTAGTGGAAATGCAATTGTTTACGCTGACGTTTATCCTGCTATGTATAGGGTTTTATTTTTTAAAGTTTGAAGCATTTGTTATTAAAGCTTTTTTAATTGCTTTTGCGGATTGCCTGCCTTTTTTAGGAATCGGAATTTTCCTCATTCCCGTTTCTATTTATTATTTTATAGTAAACGAACCGATAATGGGCATTGCTATCCTGGTTCTGTACTTCACTGTACAAATGATAAGGCAGCTAACCGAATCCATGCTTTGGTCCCATACGTTGCATTTACGTATGATCCACACATTTCTGATCAGCGCTGCCTCAGTTTTATTATTCGGTTTTTACGGTATCATCCTCAGTCCGATCCTGCTGATGATTGCCATTAAAGTGAAACAACATGCTATTTTTGCAAAATAA
- a CDS encoding FxsA family protein, translated as MKKILFGFLALVFAEIAAFIVIGNAIGVFYTLLLILFTSIAGLLIAKKRGTKSIQDIQKSMQQGQPPAVPVIETFMIFAGGILLAVPGFITDILGLLFVSGITRNLFKPVIFYFLRKKMKRGQVVILQK; from the coding sequence ATGAAAAAGATTTTATTTGGATTTCTTGCACTCGTATTCGCGGAAATTGCGGCATTTATCGTAATTGGAAACGCGATCGGTGTTTTTTATACATTGTTATTAATACTTTTCACATCCATTGCAGGACTGTTGATCGCCAAAAAACGCGGTACAAAATCGATACAGGATATTCAGAAAAGCATGCAGCAAGGTCAGCCGCCTGCAGTACCGGTCATTGAAACATTTATGATTTTTGCTGGCGGTATTTTGTTGGCAGTCCCGGGCTTTATAACGGATATTCTTGGATTGTTATTTGTATCTGGTATTACTCGCAACTTATTTAAGCCGGTTATCTTTTACTTTTTACGTAAAAAAATGAAAAGAGGACAAGTTGTTATTTTGCAAAAATAG
- the pyk gene encoding pyruvate kinase, which yields MRKTKIVCTIGPASESPEMLEKLIDAGMNVARLNFSHGNHEEHANRIAAIRDAAERMKKPVGILLDTKGPEIRTHTMENGELHLVTGQVIDISMTEVLGNESRFSITYDQLIEDVDQNDIILLDDGLIELRVLAKDTEHGLIHTIVENAGILKNKKGVNVPGVSVKLPGITDKDAADILFGIEQGIDFIAASFVRTAKDVLEIRELLEQNNGSHIQIIPKIENQEGVDNIDEIIEVSDGLMVARGDLGVEIPAEEVPLVQKSLIRKCNQVGKPVITATQMLDSMQRNPRPTRAEASDVANAIMDGTDAIMLSGETAAGLYPVESVATMNKIAIRTENALDYRAIVSTRSREKEANMTEAISQAVAYTSINLGVKAVLAPTESGNTARMIAKYRPGVSIIAVTSQPNVAQKLTLVWGVKPILTQRVSTTDEILELSVDEALKHDFVSHGDVVVITAGLPVGEAGTTNLMKVHVIGDLLARGQGIGKLSVVGNAIIANNAAEALAYETEGAIIVTVGSDREMMPAIEKCAGIITEEGGLTSHAAVVGLSLGIPVIVGVKEATTLIQHGQEITMDAETGVIYKGHASVL from the coding sequence ATGAGAAAAACTAAAATTGTTTGTACTATTGGACCAGCTAGTGAATCACCAGAAATGTTAGAAAAGTTAATTGATGCAGGGATGAATGTTGCCCGTTTAAACTTCTCACACGGTAATCATGAAGAACATGCAAACCGTATTGCTGCAATACGAGATGCAGCAGAACGCATGAAAAAACCGGTTGGAATTTTATTGGACACAAAAGGACCTGAAATCAGAACACACACTATGGAAAACGGTGAGTTGCATTTAGTAACAGGACAAGTAATCGATATTTCAATGACAGAAGTTTTAGGAAATGAATCACGTTTCTCCATCACATATGATCAGCTGATTGAAGACGTAGATCAAAACGATATCATCTTATTGGATGACGGCTTAATCGAATTGCGTGTACTTGCGAAAGATACGGAACATGGGTTGATCCATACAATCGTTGAAAACGCTGGTATTTTAAAGAATAAAAAAGGTGTGAATGTACCGGGCGTTTCTGTGAAATTACCTGGTATTACAGACAAAGATGCAGCGGATATTTTATTCGGTATTGAGCAAGGTATCGATTTCATCGCCGCTTCATTTGTTCGTACAGCAAAGGATGTACTCGAAATTCGTGAGCTGCTGGAACAAAATAACGGCAGCCATATTCAAATTATCCCGAAAATCGAAAACCAGGAAGGCGTTGACAACATCGATGAAATTATCGAAGTTTCAGACGGTTTAATGGTGGCACGTGGGGACTTGGGTGTAGAGATTCCTGCAGAAGAAGTACCACTAGTACAAAAATCATTAATCAGAAAATGTAACCAAGTAGGGAAACCTGTTATTACGGCTACACAAATGCTGGACTCCATGCAACGCAACCCGCGTCCGACTCGTGCAGAAGCATCAGACGTTGCAAACGCAATTATGGATGGTACAGATGCAATCATGCTTTCGGGAGAAACAGCAGCAGGTCTTTATCCGGTAGAGTCAGTAGCGACAATGAACAAAATTGCGATTCGTACTGAAAATGCTCTGGATTACCGTGCAATTGTATCAACACGAAGCCGTGAAAAAGAAGCAAATATGACAGAAGCTATTTCTCAGGCAGTTGCCTATACTTCGATTAACCTTGGTGTAAAAGCAGTATTAGCTCCGACTGAAAGCGGAAATACGGCAAGAATGATTGCAAAATATCGACCGGGTGTATCGATCATCGCAGTTACAAGTCAGCCAAATGTCGCACAGAAATTGACATTAGTATGGGGCGTTAAACCAATTTTAACGCAGCGTGTATCTACAACGGATGAGATTTTAGAGTTATCTGTTGATGAAGCGCTAAAACATGATTTTGTCAGCCATGGAGATGTAGTTGTGATTACTGCCGGTCTTCCTGTGGGTGAAGCAGGCACAACGAACTTAATGAAAGTACATGTAATTGGTGACTTATTGGCACGTGGACAAGGTATTGGTAAACTGTCGGTTGTTGGTAATGCAATTATCGCCAACAATGCAGCAGAAGCATTAGCTTACGAAACAGAAGGAGCAATCATTGTAACAGTTGGCTCTGACCGTGAAATGATGCCGGCGATCGAAAAATGCGCAGGTATTATTACTGAAGAAGGCGGGTTAACTTCCCATGCTGCAGTAGTTGGCTTAAGCTTAGGTATTCCTGTAATTGTCGGTGTAAAAGAAGCAACTACTTTAATTCAGCACGGACAGGAAATCACAATGGATGCCGAAACAGGTGTCATTTACAAAGGACACGCCAGCGTTCTTTAA
- the pfkA gene encoding 6-phosphofructokinase, with the protein MKKIAVLTSGGDAPGMNAVIRAVVRKASFHNVDVVGVYHGYEGLYNGNFELLDIGSVGDIIQRGGTKLYSARFPEFKQDDIQNRAIERMREEGIEGLVVIGGDGTYRGAMQLSDKGFPCVGIPGTIDNDVPGTEYTIGFDTALNTVVESIDKIRDTATSHENTFVIEVMGRDAGDIALWAGLAAGAESILIPEESYELDDIVTRLERGAARGKRHSIIIVAEGVMNGHKLAQLLEERTGIKIRTSVLGHIQRGGSPSARDRVLAGRFGARAVELLLENKGGRAVGVKNHAIIDYDLRKAFETKHQADLSLYTLSKELSI; encoded by the coding sequence ATGAAGAAGATTGCGGTTTTAACGAGTGGTGGAGACGCCCCGGGAATGAATGCTGTTATTCGTGCAGTCGTTCGTAAAGCGAGTTTTCATAATGTAGATGTTGTCGGAGTATATCATGGTTATGAAGGTCTCTATAATGGGAACTTCGAACTTTTAGATATTGGTTCTGTTGGCGATATTATTCAACGAGGCGGAACGAAACTGTACTCAGCACGTTTCCCTGAATTTAAACAGGATGATATTCAAAATAGAGCAATCGAACGCATGAGAGAAGAGGGAATCGAAGGGTTAGTTGTCATAGGCGGGGATGGTACTTATCGTGGAGCCATGCAATTATCAGATAAAGGATTCCCGTGTGTTGGCATTCCCGGTACAATCGACAATGACGTACCTGGTACAGAATATACGATTGGCTTTGATACGGCACTTAATACAGTCGTTGAATCAATCGATAAAATCCGAGACACGGCAACAAGTCATGAAAATACGTTTGTTATTGAAGTAATGGGCCGCGACGCAGGAGACATTGCTCTTTGGGCAGGTTTGGCCGCGGGTGCGGAATCGATTTTAATACCTGAAGAATCGTATGAGCTGGATGATATTGTAACACGTCTTGAGCGTGGGGCAGCTCGTGGAAAGCGCCATAGTATTATTATTGTAGCGGAAGGTGTAATGAATGGTCATAAACTTGCGCAGCTTTTGGAAGAACGTACAGGAATTAAAATTCGTACATCTGTATTAGGTCATATACAACGGGGAGGTTCTCCATCTGCTCGGGACCGCGTTTTAGCAGGTAGATTTGGTGCAAGAGCGGTAGAGCTATTGTTGGAAAACAAAGGTGGAAGAGCCGTTGGCGTGAAAAATCACGCTATAATCGATTATGATTTAAGAAAAGCATTTGAAACAAAGCACCAAGCAGACTTAAGTTTGTATACATTATCAAAAGAGCTTTCAATTTAA
- the accA gene encoding acetyl-CoA carboxylase carboxyl transferase subunit alpha: MSKLMAFEEPVVKLREKIVELKTIATEADVDMSGEIDKLETRLQELEKNVYANMEPWHRVQVARHADRPTTLEYIERIFEDFIEVHGDRTFKDDAAIVGGIASFNGQPITIIGHQRGKTTKENIRRNFGMPHPEGYRKALRLMKQAEKFKRPIICFIDTKGAYPGKAAEERGQSEAIARNLFEMAGIRVPIISIVIGEGGSGGALALGVANKILMLENSTYSVISPEGAASILWKDASYAKEAAEAMKITALDLKQLKVIDGIIPEVAGGAHKDIEQQAVFMKEYLTNVLNDLNKENAEELVENRYMKFKNIGQYIEQ, from the coding sequence ATGTCTAAATTAATGGCATTTGAAGAACCGGTTGTAAAACTTCGTGAAAAAATTGTAGAGCTGAAAACAATTGCCACGGAAGCAGATGTGGATATGAGCGGTGAAATTGACAAGTTGGAAACACGCTTGCAGGAACTTGAAAAAAACGTATATGCAAATATGGAGCCTTGGCACCGTGTGCAAGTAGCCCGCCATGCTGACCGTCCAACAACACTTGAATATATTGAGCGTATTTTTGAAGATTTTATCGAAGTGCATGGGGATCGTACATTTAAAGATGATGCAGCAATTGTCGGCGGGATTGCATCATTCAATGGTCAGCCAATTACGATTATTGGCCACCAACGCGGGAAAACGACAAAGGAAAATATTCGACGCAATTTTGGTATGCCTCATCCTGAAGGCTACCGTAAGGCGTTACGTTTAATGAAACAGGCAGAAAAATTCAAACGCCCAATTATTTGCTTTATCGATACGAAAGGGGCATATCCGGGGAAAGCAGCTGAGGAACGCGGACAAAGTGAAGCGATTGCGCGGAATTTGTTTGAAATGGCCGGAATTCGGGTACCGATCATTAGTATTGTAATTGGTGAAGGTGGAAGTGGCGGTGCGCTTGCACTAGGGGTTGCAAATAAGATTTTGATGCTTGAAAACTCAACGTATTCGGTAATTTCCCCTGAAGGAGCTGCATCAATTTTATGGAAGGATGCAAGCTATGCTAAAGAAGCGGCTGAAGCGATGAAAATAACAGCCCTCGACTTAAAGCAGCTTAAAGTTATTGATGGGATTATTCCGGAAGTTGCCGGCGGTGCCCATAAGGATATTGAGCAGCAGGCGGTATTTATGAAAGAATATCTTACAAACGTTTTAAATGATTTAAATAAAGAAAATGCAGAAGAATTAGTTGAAAATCGTTATATGAAATTTAAAAATATTGGGCAGTATATAGAACAATAA
- the accD gene encoding acetyl-CoA carboxylase, carboxyltransferase subunit beta codes for MAIRDLFTISRKKNTDNITKKEDEKSFPEGIVTKCPKCKTIHVTKELEKNLKVCAKCQHHFTLKANERIACFLDEGSFVSMDDHLQTTNPLNFPAYVEKVEADIKKTGLNEAVLTGVGALKGMQVVVAVMDSHFRMGSMGSVVGEKITRAVEKATELKVPFIIFTASGGARMQEGVLSLMQMAKTSVALKRHSEEGLLYISILTHPTTGGVSASFASIGDYNIAEPQSLIGFAGRRVIEQTVREKLPDDFQTAEFLLDHGQLDAIFNRTEMRDKIATIVKLHVQGGVSHV; via the coding sequence ATGGCGATTCGTGATTTATTTACAATTAGTCGTAAAAAAAATACAGATAATATTACTAAAAAAGAAGATGAAAAATCCTTTCCGGAAGGCATCGTGACAAAATGTCCTAAATGTAAAACGATTCATGTCACAAAAGAACTCGAAAAAAACTTAAAAGTATGCGCAAAGTGCCAGCATCATTTTACTTTAAAAGCCAATGAAAGAATTGCCTGTTTTTTAGACGAGGGTTCGTTTGTTTCAATGGATGATCATCTTCAAACTACCAATCCGTTAAACTTCCCTGCCTATGTTGAAAAAGTGGAAGCGGATATTAAGAAGACAGGGTTAAATGAAGCTGTATTGACAGGTGTAGGTGCATTGAAAGGGATGCAGGTCGTTGTTGCGGTAATGGATTCTCATTTCCGAATGGGGTCGATGGGTTCCGTTGTTGGCGAAAAAATTACCCGTGCTGTAGAGAAGGCGACAGAGCTGAAAGTGCCGTTCATTATCTTTACGGCAAGTGGCGGTGCGCGAATGCAAGAAGGGGTCTTGTCATTAATGCAAATGGCAAAAACGAGCGTTGCTTTAAAGCGCCATAGCGAGGAAGGCTTACTATATATATCAATATTAACGCATCCGACTACAGGTGGTGTATCGGCAAGTTTTGCATCGATCGGCGATTATAATATTGCAGAGCCTCAAAGTCTGATTGGGTTTGCGGGACGTCGTGTAATAGAACAAACGGTACGTGAAAAGCTGCCGGATGATTTCCAGACTGCAGAATTTTTATTAGATCATGGACAGCTTGATGCAATTTTTAACCGGACAGAAATGCGCGACAAAATTGCAACAATCGTTAAGCTGCATGTACAGGGAGGCGTATCGCATGTCTAA
- a CDS encoding FadR/GntR family transcriptional regulator, with protein MEDKPAKKMFIQIVKQLHDLIAEQNIQEGQKLPSERTLSEQLQVGRSSVREALRSLELLGLIETRHGGGTYLASMQHHQFVEIVGSFILQDEKSIADVHATREMHEKEAIRIVCQSENLRALPIWESFFIKVELGQELKREDILRECMIVSGNRLALKIWLQLLSFSNNLLANEITEEEKMELKILLASLQMGYIHEAIDSYEKWMVIIKE; from the coding sequence GTGGAAGATAAGCCCGCAAAAAAGATGTTTATTCAAATTGTTAAGCAATTACACGATTTAATTGCGGAACAAAATATTCAGGAAGGGCAAAAGCTTCCTTCAGAAAGAACGTTAAGCGAACAGCTGCAAGTGGGAAGGTCTTCGGTTCGGGAGGCACTCCGCAGTCTGGAGCTTCTTGGTTTAATCGAAACAAGGCATGGCGGTGGTACATATTTGGCAAGTATGCAGCACCATCAGTTTGTTGAAATCGTCGGATCATTTATTTTGCAGGACGAAAAATCGATTGCGGATGTGCATGCAACGAGAGAAATGCATGAAAAAGAAGCGATTCGAATTGTTTGCCAGTCTGAAAATTTGAGGGCACTGCCGATTTGGGAGAGCTTTTTTATAAAAGTAGAGCTAGGGCAGGAGTTAAAAAGAGAAGACATACTTCGTGAGTGTATGATCGTTTCAGGTAACCGGCTTGCATTAAAAATTTGGCTCCAGCTTCTTTCTTTCAGCAATAATTTATTGGCAAATGAGATTACAGAAGAAGAGAAAATGGAATTAAAAATACTGCTTGCTTCACTGCAAATGGGTTATATACACGAAGCAATTGATTCATATGAAAAATGGATGGTCATTATTAAAGAATGA